In a single window of the Neisseria subflava genome:
- the acpP gene encoding acyl carrier protein, whose translation MSNIEQQVKKIVAEQLGVNEAEVKNESSFQDDLGADSLDTVELVMALEEAFGCEIPDEDAEKITTVQLAIDYINAHQG comes from the coding sequence ATGTCAAACATCGAACAACAAGTTAAAAAAATTGTTGCTGAACAACTGGGCGTAAACGAAGCCGAAGTGAAAAACGAATCTTCTTTCCAAGACGATTTGGGTGCTGACTCTCTGGACACCGTAGAACTGGTGATGGCTTTGGAAGAAGCTTTCGGCTGCGAAATCCCTGACGAAGACGCTGAAAAAATCACTACCGTACAATTGGCTATCGACTACATCAACGCCCACCAAGGCTAA
- a CDS encoding DUF389 domain-containing protein, with product MQDQEESKNQEIQEKQKQEDNGAMTKLQDVFNLAHDQAHPDKIDATIRANTRVTGTSMWVLMFAIAVSSIGLNVNSTAVVIGAMLISPLMGPIVGMGYGLAVGDTALIRQAVRNIIIFVVISLITATLYFLLTPLKEAQSEILARTQPTLWDVLIAFFGGSAGIVALTRKEGGNAIPGVAIATALMPPLCTAGYGLAHGNWHYFLGASYLFAINCVFIAFATLLFSKLLKLPRRGLVKESKRRLHSIIITAVVLAVMIPSGYMASGLVRQEIFNTRANAAIATAKQQEGFFVLRKMLNHRENKVSLVVNGTGNAEKISALLVKSLEASGVKEPKVNVVYAGGDNAKIEELLASQNNPVQQQNELKEQQAYIDTVLAGKASDIDDAAVLKELKAQYPEAEKIVVGRGLAWDKAQTMPVSEQSESQKNAEPKTDTYDDIVVVSLELEQPLPAKDHERIQAWLNQRYEGKVVRILQTHKSQTDKPSNE from the coding sequence ATGCAAGATCAGGAAGAAAGTAAAAATCAGGAAATACAAGAAAAGCAGAAACAAGAAGACAATGGTGCCATGACCAAGTTGCAAGATGTGTTCAATCTTGCGCATGACCAAGCTCATCCCGATAAGATCGATGCCACCATCCGCGCCAATACTCGGGTGACCGGAACCAGTATGTGGGTATTGATGTTTGCCATTGCCGTGTCGAGTATCGGTCTGAATGTAAACAGCACGGCAGTAGTGATCGGAGCGATGTTGATTTCGCCGTTGATGGGGCCGATAGTCGGTATGGGTTACGGTTTGGCGGTAGGGGATACTGCGCTGATCCGTCAAGCCGTGCGCAATATTATTATATTCGTCGTCATCAGCTTGATTACCGCTACGTTGTATTTCCTGTTAACCCCGCTTAAAGAGGCGCAAAGCGAGATTTTGGCGCGTACTCAGCCGACCCTTTGGGATGTGTTGATTGCCTTCTTCGGCGGTAGTGCGGGTATTGTGGCGCTGACCCGAAAAGAGGGAGGCAATGCCATACCGGGTGTGGCGATTGCTACCGCATTGATGCCGCCCCTGTGTACTGCGGGCTACGGACTGGCACATGGCAACTGGCACTACTTTCTCGGTGCTTCATATCTTTTTGCCATCAACTGCGTGTTCATCGCTTTTGCGACCTTGTTGTTTTCCAAGCTGCTCAAGCTGCCGCGCAGGGGGTTGGTAAAGGAATCCAAACGCCGGTTGCACAGCATCATTATTACTGCCGTCGTACTTGCTGTCATGATTCCGAGCGGCTATATGGCATCAGGACTGGTGCGTCAGGAAATCTTCAACACCAGAGCCAATGCTGCCATTGCCACTGCGAAGCAACAGGAAGGTTTTTTCGTGCTGCGTAAGATGTTGAACCATAGAGAAAATAAAGTCAGTCTGGTTGTCAATGGAACGGGCAATGCCGAGAAAATTTCCGCCTTGCTGGTGAAAAGCCTTGAAGCGTCAGGTGTGAAAGAGCCGAAGGTCAACGTGGTCTATGCGGGAGGGGACAATGCCAAAATCGAAGAATTGCTGGCAAGCCAAAACAACCCGGTTCAGCAGCAAAATGAGCTGAAAGAGCAACAGGCCTATATCGATACCGTACTGGCAGGCAAAGCCTCCGATATCGACGATGCAGCGGTACTTAAGGAATTAAAAGCCCAATATCCGGAAGCGGAAAAAATCGTTGTCGGACGCGGCTTGGCTTGGGATAAAGCGCAAACAATGCCTGTTTCCGAACAGTCTGAAAGCCAAAAAAACGCAGAACCGAAGACAGATACATATGACGATATCGTCGTTGTCTCTCTCGAATTGGAGCAGCCACTACCTGCCAAAGATCACGAGCGGATACAGGCGTGGTTAAACCAGCGTTATGAGGGTAAGGTAGTGCGCATATTGCAAACGCACAAGTCTCAGACAGATAAACCGTCTAACGAATAA